CCAAATGGTGGATGCATAAAGGATGTTTGCATATTAACGGCTAAGAGCACGCCAAACCAGATTAAATCGATGCCCATCTTGTCGGCCACCGGCCCCAGCAAAGGCACGATGATGAACGCCAGCTCGAAGAAATCCAGGAAAAAGGCCAGTACAAACACCAGCACACTGACCAGAATCAGGAAGCCATATTCGCCGCCTGGCAGGTCGATCAGCAGATGCTCCACCCACAGGTCGCCATCCACGCCACGGAAAGTCAGCGAGAAGATAGTGGAACCGATCAGAATGAACATCACAAAGCAGGACAACTTGGCGGTGGTATCCATGGCTTGCTTGAGCAGGTCGATGCTCAGGCGGCGACGGCTGACCGCCATCAGAATTGCTCCCACGGCGCCCATGGCCCCGCCTTCGGTCGGTGTCGCAATACCCAGAAAGATCGTCCCCAGCACCAGGAAAATCAGGCCCAAGGGCGGAATCATGACGAACACCACGCGTTCGGCCAGCACCGACAACAAGCCCAGCTTCAGCCATTTGTTGATCAGGGCCAGCACGAAAGCCACACCACCAACCAGCAAGATGCAAATAATGACCTTCTCATCTACCGGGCCGTTGGGATCAACCCAAAACTCGTCCAATACATAACCGGCCACCAGCGAGATCAACAGCAACACGCACAAGGAGCGTGCACCCGAGCGGCCATTGGCCTCCGAGTAAGTGCGATGCTCAACCGGAATGGGAGGCACATCCTTGGGACGCAGTACGGCCAGAATCAGGATGTAGAGCAGATAAGCACCGGTCAGCACCAGACCGGGCACCATGGCGCCACGGTACATATCGCCTACCGAACGACCCAACTGGTCAGCCAGTACGATCAGCACCAGAGATGGCGGAATAATTTGCGACAAGGTGCCCGAAGCAGCGATCACACCCGTTGCCAATCGACGGCTGTAGCCATAGCGCAGCATGATGGGCAAGGAGATCAGGCCCATGGAAATCACCGAGGCCGACACCACACCTGTGGTGGCTGCCAGCATGGCTCCCACAAACACCACGGCAATGGCCAGGCCGCCGGGCATGGAGCCAAACAGCTGACCAATCGTATCGAGCAGGTCTTCTGCCATGCCCGACCGCTCCAGAATCAGCCCCATGAAGGTAAAGAAGGGAATCGCCAGCAAGGTATCGTTGGCCATGATCCCAAATACACGCAGCGGCAGCGCCTGGAATAAAGACCAGTTGAACAGGCCCATTTCCACACCAATCAGACCGAACACCATACCGTTGGCGGCCAGCGCAAAGGCAACCGGAAAGCCCAGCAGCAAGAAAACAATCAGTGATGCAAACATCACTGGCGCCATATTGGCGACAAATAAATCCATCATGATCTGGTTCAGCCTTTGTGTTGATGCGCTAACTTGGCCTCGGCTTGCCGTGCAATTTCTTCAGCCAGCAATTCTTCGGGCGTTTTGTCCTGCAACTTCTTGTTGGGGTTGGGGCAAGCGCCACGCAGGAAACCGATGCACTTGATCAGGTGCGAAATTCCCTGCAGGGAAATCAGGGCAAAACCAATCGGGATAATCAATTTGGCAGGCCAGCGAATCAGGCCACCGGAATTAGATGACACTTCCTGGGTCAGGTAGGAGTCCATGAACACCGGCCAGGACAAGGCCATGATGGCAACACAGGCCGGCAACATGAACAGCACCACACACGCGGCTTCGATCACAATTTGCTTGCGCTCGGACAGGCGCGAGGCCAATACGTCCACACGCACATGCTCATTGCGCAAGAAGGTGTAGCCGCCCGTCAGCAGGAACAAGGCACCAAACAAATACCACTGCACCTCCAGCCAGGCATTGGAGCTGGAATCGAAGAACTTGCGCGCGATGGCGTTATAGGAACTGATTACGACAACCAGCAGAACCACCCACATGACCACCCGGCCACATAACTGATTCAGGCTGTCAATCGCCTTTGATAGTTTGAGTAAAGATTGCATCAATCCCCCAGATTTTCTGCGTTGAAGTTAGTGGAAATCTAATGAGACCGAAAACGGGTGGCGCGCTTTTCAACTGCATCCAGCAGGAAATACAACACCAGCCCCATGACGGCCAGAATGAACAGGGCGGAGAACACGCGCACCGTGTCGAACACCCCTTGGGCGCTCATGATCACAAAGCCCAGCCCGCGCTGGGAGGACACAAACTCGCCCACAATGGCCCCCACCAAAGCCAGGGACAGGGCCACTTTCAGGCCCGCCATGATCGAGGGCAGCGCAGAGGGCAAGCGCACTTTGAAAAACAAGGCAACCGGCCCGCCTTTCAGGACCCGGCCCAGGTCCAGAATGTCGGGCGAGACCGAGCGCAAGCCTTGTACCGTATCCACAATCACGGCAAAGACGGCAATCAGAAAAGCAATGGCCACCTTGGGCTCGTAGCCGGTACCCATCCAGACCACGAACAGTGGTGCCAGAGCCACTTTGGGAATGCTGTTGAAACCCACAATCAAGGGATAACAAAAACGCTCGAAGAGCGGTGAACCCACTAATGCGACAGCGATCAGCACGCCGCCTACGGCGGCCAATACAAATCCAGCCAGCGTGATGCCGAGCGTGTATAACGCTTGACCCATGTACCAACCCAGTTCGCCATACAAGTCCTCCAGAATCAGCGAGGGGCGCGGCAAAATCACTTCCCGCACCTGACCCAGCCAACAAATTAATTCCCACGCCAACAGCACCACGACGGTAGAGACCACGCCCGCCAACCAGCTGGGCATGGAACGCAAGGCTTTATTCATGGCTGTCTCCCGCGCCATCGGCAATACCAAACAATTGACGGATATGCGCCACATGCCGACCGAACTCCAGGGTCTCGCGCAAGGACAGCGGGCGCGGGCGGGGAAAGTCGATCTTGATCTGCTCCAGAATGCGACCCGGACGGGACGAGAACACCAGCACGGTATCGCCCAGGAAAACGGCTTCGGCAATGCCGTGCGTCACAAACAAGGTGGTGTTGCCCGTTTTCATCCAGATGCGTTGCAATTCAGCGTTCATGTTGTCGCGCGTCAGCGCATCCAGCGCACCGAAAGGCTCGTCCATCAGCAACAGGCGCGGATCATCCACCAGGGCACGGCAAATGGAGGCCCGCTGGCGCATGCCGCCGGACAACTGACGTGGATAGTTGTCCGCAAACTGAGACAGGCCGGTCAAGGCCAGCAACTGGTCCACCTTGTCCAGATAATCGGCCGTGCGCTTGCCGGCAAACTCCAAAGGCAAAAGAATGTTGTCGCGTATGGTGCGCCACTCCAGCAAGGCATCGCGCTGGAACACCATGCCTACCTGATCAGGTGGTCCGCTGACGGGTTGCTGATCTACCGTCAAGGAGCCGCTGCTGATGTTTTCCAGTCCGGCCACGCAACGCAGGAAAGTGCTTTTCCCGCAGCCGCTGGGGCCCAGAATGCTGATGAACTGGCCGGGTTGAATATCGACATTGATGCCATCGAGCGCCAGCACATCGCGCGCGCCCTCAAAGCGCTTGCGCACATCTTGAGAAAGAACCTGCGCCGCCATTACTTCAGCTCCAGACTGCTCAGGGATTGCGGAGTAACCACATCAGACTGGTAGTAGTCCGTGGCTTTCTGCCCAGCCGGGATCAGCTCCACCCGTTCCAGCGTGGCAATGGTCTTGTCCCAATCCGTAGGCTGGTTCACGCCAATGCTGCCTTGCTCGACAGCCGGGCCGAAGTAGTTTTTAAGAATGTTCAGCTGGTCCAGCAAAATGGCTTTGTCCAGACGTGCATTGGGGCGTTGCGCCACAATCGCATCTACCGCCTCTTGCTCGTGGCCGTTGTAAATGTAGTTCCAGGACTTGGCCACCACATTGGAAAAGGTCGTCAGCTCCTGCCCCCGGCTGGCCAATTTGGCTTCGCTGGTAAACAGGCCAAAGCTGACCATATCCAGACCGTGCTGGGCGAAAGGAATCGCATTGGAGACGCGCTGACGCGACACCGAAGCCAGTACAAAAGGAATGGTGGAGATCACGGCATCCGCCCGGCCCACCGCATAGGTAGCGGCCTTGCCTGCGGCATCCACGCTAAGCAGATCCACATCGCTGCGGCGCAATCCGCCCGCCGCTAGAAACGCATCGACAAAAGGCGCTTCCAGAGAACCGGCGGTATAGGCGATCTTGCGTCCCTTCAAGCCCTCCGGGCCACTAATGCCCGAATCCTTGGGCACCAGCACGCCAATATCGCTGGACGTGGCAAAGGTGGCCAGCCCTTTGACTGGCAAGCCCTTGCTGCGTGCAATCACCATGGAGGCCAGCGCCGCCTGCCCCACATCGAAGCGGTCGCTGCCGCCTACGATCTGCACCGCCGTAACAGAACCGTTGCCATCTTCCAGCCGTACATCCAGGCCAGCCTGCTTGAACCAGCCCTTTTCCACGGCCAGATGGAACGGTGCATGGACGGCCCAAGGGGTCCAGTCCAGCTTTACATTCAAGGGCTCTGCTACCGCCCCCCAAGTGCTCAACAAGAAGGTGGCCCCGATTGCGAGGCGCACACGTCCTCCCAAAGCTTTACGCTCCGTCATCTCCTTACCCCCGTTATATTTATCGTCTTGCGTCGTCTATGCGCTTATGAGCGCCGGAAAAGTCCCTTGAAGCGGTCCCACAAAATGCTGAAAAACATCTTGACCGGATTGAACTCGGCCACCACTGGCTCCTCGCCTTCAGCCAGCGGTTTTTCCAGGCGCAGGTTCACGTTCTTGCCGAACTCCGCAATCATGCGGCGCACGAAATCCTGAACCAGCCCGGAGCGCGAAAACTGCGCCAGTGGCCCTTGCAGCGAATACACCAGCTCCACTTCCACGCGGCTGCGCACTTCGCCATCCGGATTGACCTGAAAGCTGACATCGCCACGGGCACGCGATTGGCTCAAGGAGTCCACGCCCTCACCGCGCAGCACGGCAGCACGGCGTTCGTTATCCTCTTCCAACGTGGCATTACCCTTGAAGGCAGCCGACATGGGGCCAAATTTGATGGCGATCTTGCCCTGCACCGTAGCCCCTTCCTGGGACTCGATAATCGCGCCGGGCAGACAGCCCGCCACTTTGGGCAAATCCTTCATGAAAGCCCAAACCTGATCGGCCGGGAAACGGGCATCAAAACCACCTTGAATAGCCTGGCCCTTGCCCTTGTCGGCACTGCCGGACGCGGCAGGTGCAGCAGCGGCCACCGGGGCGGGAGCCTGTACTTCTTCCTGTACCGCTTCAAAAGTCGTAAAGCCGTTCTGGTTCCAGTCCTGCTGCACGTTCTGCACCACAGCGGCGCGCAAGGCTTCTACCTGGGCATCGGGCTGATCGCGCAGGGCTTGCAGCACGGACAGGATGGCAGCCGTAATGCCTTGATAGCCGGTGCAGCGGCAAATATTGCCGGACAGTTCAATGCGCACACGGGCTTCGTCCGCGTCGGGCAAACGCAGCACGATATCGCGGCTGGTGGCCAACATGCCGGGCGTACAGAAGCCGCATTGCAAAGCATGTTTTTCCGAAAAAGCGGTACGCAGACGGCTCATGATCGGGTCGTCGTCGTAACCCTCTACGGTGGTGACTTCGTGACCATCGCAAGCACCGGCAAAGGTAATGCAGGAGCGCACCGGACGACCATCCACCAGCACCGTACATGCGCCGCACACACCGTGTTCACAGCTCAGGTTGGTGCCGGTCAAACGGCTTTTCTCGCGGATGAAATCACCCAGGTGGGTGCGCGGTTCGGCCTCGTGCTTTTGCTGACGGCCGTTAACTTGAATCGAGATTTCTGCCATGTCTTAACCTTTCACACCCAGCGCTTGCTTCAGGCTGCGCTCTACTACCGTACGGAACAGCACCTGATGGGCCTCGTCCCGTTGTGCCAGATACGGCTGCAGGGCCGCTTCAATCGTGTCCCCTTCCAGGACGGCGGCCCCTTGTGCAGCCACTTTCACGGCCAGTTCGGGCAAAGAGCGCGGGGCGCCTTCCATGGCACCGATCACTACGCGCGCCGTGCGGGTGGCCGGGTCGAAATAGCAGGCACAACTGGCATCGGCAAACTCGCCCACTTTGCGGGTGAATTTGTAGTAACCCCAACGGGCTGAACCGGACACTTCAGGCACATCCACAGACTCGATGAACTCACCGGCTTCCAGCACCGTGGTGTAGGCGGCCAGCATGAATTCGCTCATGGGAACGCTGCGGCTCCCTTGGGTTCCACGCACATTGACGTTTGCACCCAAAGCAGCACAAGTCAGCACCCAATCTGCCGCCGGATCTGCATGAGCCAGGCTGCCACCCAAAGTGCCGCGATTGCGCACACCCCGGTAAGCAATGCGGCCTGCCACTTTCTGCATCATATGGCCGCGCAGCAGTTCGTGAATGCCGTCTTCAATCTGGGCGTGTGTCACGGCAGCGCCGATCCGCACTCGCCCTTTATGGGCTGATACCTGACGCAGCTCGGGCACTGCCGACACGTCCAGCACACGGCCAGGGCGCACCAGACGCAGATTCAACATGGGGCCCAGGGACTGGCTACCGCCCATCAAGCGCACGGCGGAAGGATCGCTGCCATAGGCATCCTGGATCTGTTTAAGGCTCTGGGCCTGTTCGTACTCAAACTTGGCGGCCTTCATGCCTGAACCTCCGACACGGGCTGTTTATCTTGCTGATTGGCGGGCTGTGCTGCAGCGCGAATCGCGCTTAGCAGTCGATGCGGTGTCACGGGCGTGTGCGAGACCTGTGCTCCGGTAGAGCGCAGGGCATTATTGATGGCGGACATGATGGCAGCGGGAGGAGCAATCGCTCCGCCCTCACCCATACCTTTGGCACCAAATTCGGTATTGGGCGACGGGCTTTCCATGTGTTCGATATGAATATTGGGCACTTCGCAGGCACCGGGCATGACGTAGTCTGCCAAGGTCGATGCCAGCGGCTGAGCAAACTCGTCGTACGGCATTTCTTCGTACAAGGCGGTGCCAATCCCTTGGGCAATCCCGCCGATCGTCTGGCCTTCCACAATCATGGGGTTGATCATGACGCCACAGTCTTCCACCACCACGTACTTGAGCACTTCCACGCCGCCGGTACTTGGATCGACGGCCACCACCACGGCATTGCTGGCATAAGTAAAGCTGCCAGTATCGACTTTGGGTTTGTAGCCT
This genomic window from Alcaligenes faecalis contains:
- a CDS encoding TRAP transporter large permease, with translation MDLFVANMAPVMFASLIVFLLLGFPVAFALAANGMVFGLIGVEMGLFNWSLFQALPLRVFGIMANDTLLAIPFFTFMGLILERSGMAEDLLDTIGQLFGSMPGGLAIAVVFVGAMLAATTGVVSASVISMGLISLPIMLRYGYSRRLATGVIAASGTLSQIIPPSLVLIVLADQLGRSVGDMYRGAMVPGLVLTGAYLLYILILAVLRPKDVPPIPVEHRTYSEANGRSGARSLCVLLLISLVAGYVLDEFWVDPNGPVDEKVIICILLVGGVAFVLALINKWLKLGLLSVLAERVVFVMIPPLGLIFLVLGTIFLGIATPTEGGAMGAVGAILMAVSRRRLSIDLLKQAMDTTAKLSCFVMFILIGSTIFSLTFRGVDGDLWVEHLLIDLPGGEYGFLILVSVLVFVLAFFLDFFELAFIIVPLLGPVADKMGIDLIWFGVLLAVNMQTSFMHPPFGFSLFYLRSVAPKDDYIDKVTKKKIPGVATGDIYWGSVPFICIQIVMIAVVLLFPGMVTHYKGTGAKVDPSTVTIEMQDEYGADLNPFDDSGDGGGMPVFK
- a CDS encoding ABC transporter permease; its protein translation is MNKALRSMPSWLAGVVSTVVVLLAWELICWLGQVREVILPRPSLILEDLYGELGWYMGQALYTLGITLAGFVLAAVGGVLIAVALVGSPLFERFCYPLIVGFNSIPKVALAPLFVVWMGTGYEPKVAIAFLIAVFAVIVDTVQGLRSVSPDILDLGRVLKGGPVALFFKVRLPSALPSIMAGLKVALSLALVGAIVGEFVSSQRGLGFVIMSAQGVFDTVRVFSALFILAVMGLVLYFLLDAVEKRATRFRSH
- a CDS encoding ABC transporter substrate-binding protein, with amino-acid sequence MTERKALGGRVRLAIGATFLLSTWGAVAEPLNVKLDWTPWAVHAPFHLAVEKGWFKQAGLDVRLEDGNGSVTAVQIVGGSDRFDVGQAALASMVIARSKGLPVKGLATFATSSDIGVLVPKDSGISGPEGLKGRKIAYTAGSLEAPFVDAFLAAGGLRRSDVDLLSVDAAGKAATYAVGRADAVISTIPFVLASVSRQRVSNAIPFAQHGLDMVSFGLFTSEAKLASRGQELTTFSNVVAKSWNYIYNGHEQEAVDAIVAQRPNARLDKAILLDQLNILKNYFGPAVEQGSIGVNQPTDWDKTIATLERVELIPAGQKATDYYQSDVVTPQSLSSLELK
- a CDS encoding TRAP transporter small permease subunit, giving the protein MQSLLKLSKAIDSLNQLCGRVVMWVVLLVVVISSYNAIARKFFDSSSNAWLEVQWYLFGALFLLTGGYTFLRNEHVRVDVLASRLSERKQIVIEAACVVLFMLPACVAIMALSWPVFMDSYLTQEVSSNSGGLIRWPAKLIIPIGFALISLQGISHLIKCIGFLRGACPNPNKKLQDKTPEELLAEEIARQAEAKLAHQHKG
- a CDS encoding FAD binding domain-containing protein, whose amino-acid sequence is MKAAKFEYEQAQSLKQIQDAYGSDPSAVRLMGGSQSLGPMLNLRLVRPGRVLDVSAVPELRQVSAHKGRVRIGAAVTHAQIEDGIHELLRGHMMQKVAGRIAYRGVRNRGTLGGSLAHADPAADWVLTCAALGANVNVRGTQGSRSVPMSEFMLAAYTTVLEAGEFIESVDVPEVSGSARWGYYKFTRKVGEFADASCACYFDPATRTARVVIGAMEGAPRSLPELAVKVAAQGAAVLEGDTIEAALQPYLAQRDEAHQVLFRTVVERSLKQALGVKG
- a CDS encoding ABC transporter ATP-binding protein — translated: MAAQVLSQDVRKRFEGARDVLALDGINVDIQPGQFISILGPSGCGKSTFLRCVAGLENISSGSLTVDQQPVSGPPDQVGMVFQRDALLEWRTIRDNILLPLEFAGKRTADYLDKVDQLLALTGLSQFADNYPRQLSGGMRQRASICRALVDDPRLLLMDEPFGALDALTRDNMNAELQRIWMKTGNTTLFVTHGIAEAVFLGDTVLVFSSRPGRILEQIKIDFPRPRPLSLRETLEFGRHVAHIRQLFGIADGAGDSHE
- a CDS encoding xanthine dehydrogenase family Fe-S subunit, with amino-acid sequence MAEISIQVNGRQQKHEAEPRTHLGDFIREKSRLTGTNLSCEHGVCGACTVLVDGRPVRSCITFAGACDGHEVTTVEGYDDDPIMSRLRTAFSEKHALQCGFCTPGMLATSRDIVLRLPDADEARVRIELSGNICRCTGYQGITAAILSVLQALRDQPDAQVEALRAAVVQNVQQDWNQNGFTTFEAVQEEVQAPAPVAAAAPAASGSADKGKGQAIQGGFDARFPADQVWAFMKDLPKVAGCLPGAIIESQEGATVQGKIAIKFGPMSAAFKGNATLEEDNERRAAVLRGEGVDSLSQSRARGDVSFQVNPDGEVRSRVEVELVYSLQGPLAQFSRSGLVQDFVRRMIAEFGKNVNLRLEKPLAEGEEPVVAEFNPVKMFFSILWDRFKGLFRRS